A genomic window from Streptomyces sp. NBC_01429 includes:
- a CDS encoding ABC transporter permease, which produces MTATEAPPAAPASPPPGPPDPPVRKASARKRLVPYWLLLPGILWLLVFFALPMVYQASTSVQTGSLEEGFQVTWHFATYWDALQEYYPQFVRSLLYAGTATALCLLLGYPLAYLLAFKAGRWRHLLLVLVIAPFFTSFLIRTLAWKTILADGGPVVGVLNSLHVLDVTSWLGWTEGSRVLATPMAVVCGLTYNFLPFMILPLCTSLERVDGRLHEAAGDLYARPWTTFRKVTFPLSMPGVVSGTLLTFIPASGDYVNAELLGSTDTKMVGSVIQTQFLRVLDYPTAAALSFILMAVVLVTVTLYIRRAGTEDLV; this is translated from the coding sequence GTGACCGCCACCGAGGCGCCGCCCGCCGCGCCCGCCTCCCCGCCGCCCGGGCCGCCGGATCCCCCCGTACGCAAGGCGTCCGCGCGCAAGCGGCTCGTACCGTACTGGCTGCTGCTGCCCGGCATCCTCTGGCTGCTGGTCTTCTTCGCGCTGCCGATGGTCTACCAGGCGTCGACCTCCGTACAGACCGGCTCCCTGGAAGAAGGCTTCCAGGTCACCTGGCACTTCGCGACGTACTGGGACGCGCTCCAGGAGTACTACCCGCAGTTCGTGCGCTCCCTGCTGTACGCGGGCACCGCCACGGCCCTGTGCCTGCTGCTCGGCTACCCGCTGGCGTATCTCCTCGCGTTCAAGGCGGGCCGCTGGCGCCATCTGCTGCTGGTTCTCGTCATCGCGCCCTTCTTCACCAGCTTCCTGATCCGCACGCTCGCCTGGAAGACGATCCTCGCGGACGGCGGGCCGGTCGTCGGCGTCCTGAACTCCCTGCACGTCCTCGACGTGACCAGCTGGCTCGGCTGGACCGAGGGAAGCCGCGTGCTGGCCACCCCCATGGCGGTGGTCTGCGGGCTCACCTACAACTTCCTGCCCTTCATGATCCTGCCGCTCTGCACCTCCCTGGAGCGGGTCGACGGACGGCTCCACGAGGCGGCGGGCGACCTCTACGCCCGGCCGTGGACCACCTTCCGCAAGGTGACCTTCCCGCTCTCCATGCCGGGCGTCGTCTCCGGCACACTCCTCACCTTCATCCCGGCGAGCGGCGACTACGTCAACGCCGAACTGCTCGGATCGACCGACACGAAGATGGTCGGCAGCGTCATCCAGACGCAGTTCCTGCGGGTCCTCGACTATCCGACGGCCGCCGCGCTCTCCTTCATCCTGATGGCCGTCGTCCTGGTGACGGTCACCCTCTACATCCGCCGAGCCGGGACGGAGGACCTCGTCTGA
- a CDS encoding ABC transporter ATP-binding protein, which produces MTETTSTSRGGGDVRLTGISKTYGTFQAVRPLELTVPQGSFFALLGASGCGKTTTLRMIAGLEEPTTGSVLLGDKDVTALPPYKRPVNTVFQSYALFPHLDIYENVAFGLRRRGIKSVRRQVGDMLDLVQLGDFARRKPHQLSGGQQQRVAVARALINHPRVLLLDEPLGALDLKLRRQMQLELKRIQTEVGITFIHVTHDQEEAMTMADTVAVMNAGRVEQLGSPADLYENPDTTFVANFLGTSNLIGTEVAGVHGDDIAVTAGGATFRLPAARCPAPVRGGGRLLVGVRPEKISLTHADDADTVPEGRNRISGRIADSSFIGVSTQYVIDGPGCPGLEVYAQNIERDGRLVPGAEVVLHWNPAHTFGLDAGQSAQAGTTDADGTTEAAGTKDADEANRTPAGTAGKPADKTVAEEAS; this is translated from the coding sequence ATGACAGAGACCACATCCACCAGCCGGGGCGGCGGCGACGTCCGCCTCACCGGGATCAGCAAGACGTACGGCACCTTCCAGGCGGTCCGCCCGCTCGAACTCACCGTGCCGCAGGGCTCCTTCTTCGCCCTGCTCGGCGCCTCGGGCTGCGGCAAGACCACCACCCTGCGGATGATCGCCGGCCTGGAGGAGCCGACCACGGGCTCGGTCCTCCTGGGCGACAAGGACGTCACCGCGCTGCCCCCGTACAAGCGCCCCGTCAACACCGTCTTCCAGAGCTACGCGCTCTTCCCGCACCTCGACATCTACGAGAACGTCGCCTTCGGACTGCGCCGGCGCGGCATCAAGTCCGTACGGCGGCAGGTCGGCGACATGCTCGACCTCGTCCAGCTCGGGGACTTCGCCCGGCGCAAGCCGCACCAGCTCTCCGGCGGCCAGCAACAGCGGGTCGCCGTGGCCCGCGCGCTCATCAACCACCCCCGGGTGCTGCTCCTCGACGAGCCGCTCGGCGCGCTCGACCTCAAGCTGCGGCGCCAGATGCAGCTGGAGCTGAAGCGCATCCAGACCGAGGTCGGCATCACCTTCATCCATGTCACCCACGACCAGGAGGAGGCCATGACGATGGCCGACACCGTCGCGGTGATGAACGCGGGCCGGGTGGAGCAGCTCGGCAGCCCCGCCGATCTCTACGAGAACCCCGACACCACCTTCGTCGCCAACTTCCTCGGCACCTCCAACCTCATCGGGACCGAGGTCGCCGGGGTCCACGGCGACGACATCGCCGTCACCGCAGGCGGCGCCACGTTCCGGCTGCCCGCCGCCCGATGTCCGGCGCCGGTGCGCGGCGGCGGCAGGCTGCTGGTCGGCGTGCGCCCCGAGAAGATCAGCCTGACCCACGCCGACGACGCGGACACCGTCCCCGAAGGGCGCAACCGCATATCCGGCCGGATCGCCGACTCCAGCTTCATCGGCGTCTCCACCCAGTACGTGATCGACGGCCCCGGCTGTCCCGGTCTTGAGGTGTACGCGCAGAACATCGAGCGCGACGGCCGCCTCGTCCCCGGCGCCGAGGTCGTCCTCCACTGGAACCCCGCGCACACCTTCGGCCTGGACGCCGGCCAGTCCGCGCAAGCCGGTACGACGGACGCCGACGGCACCACGGAAGCCGCCGGTACGAAGGACGCCGACGAGGCGAACAGGACACCGGCCGGGACAGCGGGCAAGCCGGCAGACAAGACGGTGGCCGAGGAGGCGTCGTGA